DNA from Arthrobacter sp. StoSoilB19:
TCCCACTTCCAGCCAGTCGAGGAGGGCTTCGCTGCCTGCCGCTCCCCAAACACCTGCCAGTGGTTCCGATGTCGTCGGACGGCGGGCCGCCGCCGTCGCGATCTCCGCGCCGCTGACCGCGTTGAAGAGGGAGGACTTGCCGCTTCCGGTGGCCCCGAAAAATCCCACCACGGTGTGGTCGCCGGACAAGGAACGGCGGGAACTTGCGCGCTCCAGGACGTCGAACACGTCCTGCAGCGCCTGGTCCGGCAGGACCCCCTCCCCCAGCTCCCGGGCGTCCTGGAGCGCCTGGAGCCGGGCGTCCAGTTTGGAGGACGCGTGTGCCCCGCTGTGGCGGCTCACGCGCTCTCCGCCAGCCGGGCCAGTTCCCCGGCCTGCGCAGCAAGGCGTTGTGCGAGGGCGGGATTGCCTTCCGGCAGCCGCTGCAGGAACTTCTCCTGCTCGTCTGCCAGCAGGCGCCGGCACCGCGTGGCCAGATCTTCACGGGCTTTATCAGCCATGCGGCGCACGGCGTCCTCGCCGAACACCGCTTCCAGCAGGCGCTGGCCCACGACGGCGGTTCCGCCCGCCACGCCGATCTCCAGTCCGGTCAGGCCCGCAGTCATCGAAAACACCACGATCATCAGCGCGGCGCCGAGGCCGTTGATGCCAAAGGACAGCCACCGGGCCTGCGTCCGCCGTCCCTGGCCTTCCGTCCGGATCAGCTCCATCAGGGCTTCCTGCCACGCCCGGATTTCCGCTGCTGCCCGTTCGGCGAACCCGGGCGCCGTCCCCGACAGGTCGTCCGGACCCAGCAGCTGCCGCCCCGCGGGGTCTGAGCGCCACCGCTGGTCGGTGTCCTCCGCTGCGTTGGCTGCCTCGTCCACAATGACGGCCTGAAGCCCGGTTTCGATGGCCGCCTCAACCCCGACGGCCGGTGCCGGTTCACCGCGGAAGAAGGCCCCCAGCCTGTCCCGGAACCGCCCCACATTCTGCTCAAGGGCGCGGAAGAATTCACCGGTGCCCACAAAATCCTGCCACCGGGCCAGCACTTCGCCCCGGAGGAGTGCACCGTCGCGGGTGGCATCAAGGATCCGCTTGGCGGCATCCGCGTAAGCCGCCACGGCGTCGGCCTCAAGTCGCGAGGCGGCCAGCTCCTGCTCACGGACGGCGCCGGCGATATCCGGAATCCGATGGGCCAGGGCGCGGACGGTTCCATTCAGGGTCCGCCGTGCGACGGCGGCCCGGCCGGCAGCATCGGCGGCCAGGGCACCAAGCCAGTCCCGCAGCTCATTGACAGCGCCGGGAGGCAGCATGCCGTGCGGATCAAGGACCGTCTCGGCGATGATGAACAGCCGGCTCCCACCGAGCCCCTCCCGGTCGAGCAGGCCGCGGAGGTCCTCGCTTACCTCCGCCTGCGCGCCCGGCGGCACCCGGTCCAGCACCACTGCCACAGTAATGTCCCGCGCCGCCGCGTCCAGGAGGAGCTTCCAGGGAACGGCGTCCGCGTACCGGTTGGCTGTGGTGACAAACACCCACAAGTCCGCGGCGGCCAGCAGTTGCCCGGCCAGCAGGCGGTTTTGGTCGGAAATGGAGTCAACGTCCGGGGCGTCAAGGAGTGCGATGCCGGCCGGAACCGCCGGATCGGCCAGCAGCACCAGCGAAGCGGCGTCGCGCGGCTCCGGCATGGCGCCCGCGGCGGCCGGACTGCCGGCGAGGAAACCGCGGATCCGGCTTAGCCCGGGCAGGACCCGCTGCCCTTCAAACCATGTTCCCTCCGCGGGGTTGTGCAGCAGGATGGGCTGGCGGGTAGTGGGGCGGATGGCCCCGGCCCGCGTGACGGGATGCCCCACGAGCCCGTTCACCAGGGTGGATTTGCCGGCACCGGTGGAACCGCCGACGACGGCAAGCAAGGGGGCGTCCAGGCTCCGGTACCGCGGAAGGATGTAGTCGTCCAGCTGCGCCCTTGCGGCCGACGTTTCGCGGCGTGCCTGGTCCGCGCCCGGCAGCGCGAGCGGCAGCAGCACATCGTCCAGGCCGCTGCGGATCTCCTCCAGCAGGGTCACTGCCGCCATGGCGTGCGGCACCGGCGGGATGGGGCGGCCGTGCTCGTCATGGGAGGTCACAGCTACATCATGCCAGTTGAGTAGGGGGCGCGAAGTTCCACCGCGTGTCGTCCCCAGCAGGGAATTCCCCCGCAGCAGGACGATTTTCTTCGAAACGACAGGCGGTCTCGTCCGGCTGGAGGGGAACCGGCCTGATGCTCATAAAAAATGGCCCCGGGCTAATGCCCGGGACCATTTCGATGGTGACCCCAGCGGGATTCGAACCCGCGTTACCGCCGTGAGAGGGCGGCGTACTAGGCCGCTATACGATGGGGCCAGAGTACTTCCGGCAGCGTTT
Protein-coding regions in this window:
- a CDS encoding dynamin family protein; the encoded protein is MAAVTLLEEIRSGLDDVLLPLALPGADQARRETSAARAQLDDYILPRYRSLDAPLLAVVGGSTGAGKSTLVNGLVGHPVTRAGAIRPTTRQPILLHNPAEGTWFEGQRVLPGLSRIRGFLAGSPAAAGAMPEPRDAASLVLLADPAVPAGIALLDAPDVDSISDQNRLLAGQLLAAADLWVFVTTANRYADAVPWKLLLDAAARDITVAVVLDRVPPGAQAEVSEDLRGLLDREGLGGSRLFIIAETVLDPHGMLPPGAVNELRDWLGALAADAAGRAAVARRTLNGTVRALAHRIPDIAGAVREQELAASRLEADAVAAYADAAKRILDATRDGALLRGEVLARWQDFVGTGEFFRALEQNVGRFRDRLGAFFRGEPAPAVGVEAAIETGLQAVIVDEAANAAEDTDQRWRSDPAGRQLLGPDDLSGTAPGFAERAAAEIRAWQEALMELIRTEGQGRRTQARWLSFGINGLGAALMIVVFSMTAGLTGLEIGVAGGTAVVGQRLLEAVFGEDAVRRMADKAREDLATRCRRLLADEQEKFLQRLPEGNPALAQRLAAQAGELARLAESA